From the genome of Xylocopilactobacillus apis:
GCTAATTACAATTTTTAAAGATCACAATACTCTTCTTGTCTTAATAGTATTACCTTATTAATTAAAAGGTCTATACCAATTATATCTTTTTTTGATTCAAAATCAACCGTTTTCTTAAGTGTAATATCTCTTTAATTTTCGAATTGTTCTTAGATAATTACCGAAAACTTAACTAGAAAGTATCGTATCTAGGAACTTTAATTGAAAAAACTAAATAACAAGACGTGAAAGATTTTTACCGAATTAAATTTAACAGGTTTTCAAATGATTTTATTAAAAAAGCTGATGAAAGCCAAAATCCAGACCGATTTTGATTTCATCAACTCTAATTTTAAATAGTTATATTAAATAATTTTTCCATAACGAGCTTGGTCTTTATTGTGGATATACCCAACTGATTCATAAAAACGATGGGCAGAAATTCTTTCAACACCGGAATTAAGTCGAATCTGATGTATATCGTTCTTAAGAGCTAGAGATTCAATTTTAGCCATTAAAGTCTTACCAATGCCTTGTTTTTGGTATTTTTTACTAACCGCCAATCCTAATATATTTAGGGATGGAGCGCTGTACAACGTGATATACAATTGTGCATGAACAAAACCTACTACTAGGTTGTTATCCTCTGCAACAATAATAATTTGCTGATCAGAATGAGAAGTGATAAAACTTAACTGAGATTTTACTAGGGACAGATCAGTTTGATATTCTAATTCATTTTCACACAAATCTTTAATTGCCTCAGAATCGTTAACTTTTGCGTTTCTAATAATCATAAAAAGTCACCTCAAAAATAGGACTTAAGACTGATGGATCTAGACAAATAATTACAGATAATATATTTGAACAGTAAATGATATTTCTGTTTAGAAATACATTCCTTGTTCAGATTTTCTCTCCTTATTAAAAACTCAAATCAGCCACTTGATTCCCCCAAGATCAAGTGGCTTTCTTATTGTTTGTAATTATCTTTTATGACTTTCTTGCTGAATGTAATTTGCTTCCATTTGGCGCTTTAATTTTCTAAACTTACGTTTTCTAATCAATTTAGTTAAAAATTTTGAAATTGGTTTAGCAAAACGATTCCGCTTTCCTAATAATTTTTCCTCATAAATTAAACGAATCCGTTGTCCACTTAAAGGTTTTACTTTATATATAACTTCATGTTCACTATGCCCCGTTTGAATTCGATAAGCATATCGTTTATTTGGCTCATAGGTCTTAATAGTAATTCTGCTAACGGTTCCGTTAGCATTTTTTCTTTTAAAGGAAAAATCTTTTAATTGACTGGCATTAAGTCTTTGTCCCGTCTGCTGCTGAATTTCATATAAAGTTAATTCAACAATTCTGTGAAAAAAATATTTTGCTGGAACTGCGATTTGCAGAATTTGTTTCAAGATTTATCTCAACCCTTTCGTTATTGTTTTGTCTTCAAGTTTATAATAATACCACGAATTAAATGATAATTTTTCACTATTTTTATTTTTTGTATTTATTTATATAAAACATTATAATTTGTCGTTAGACTTTTCACGTAAATATAGAATGCTCCATAATTAAAAATATGAATGAGTTCAAAAAGCAAATAATACGGTTGAAAAATAAATTAATACTAGTATTTTAAAAAAATTCCAATAGCAACGTCCTTAAATAGCTTTATTAATTTACTTATACGAAATAAATTGTCAAAAATTTTTCAAAAAGAATCGGGAAACAAATTTACAATTAGTCATCCTACAGTCAAATAAATTCTTAAACAGTTAGAAAATCAAAATTTAATAAGTATTCCCGTTTAAAAGATAATTGATACTTTCTTTAACAGCGTGCGGAGAAAATCTGATTAAAGAAAATATATATTGGATCAATAGCAAGATTTGAACTGATTTTGTTTGTTTTTCTGAATTTGGAAATAACTCCACTCTATATTATTTAAAGTAGGAATTTTCATTTTGTATTTATTTGGCAAACATCAACTATATTTATCGGTTCCACTTTTAAACGTTCAATTATTTTTAATACAAACAGTTTAATTAGACTACTATTTTAAATATATTAAGTAATTGTCCTAAATCTAGTTTGACCATCAATGTTTCAAGATTCGGATTCCCTTCTTGTTATGATCGATTTTTTTGACCTTTCAATTGTCAATTTAATTACTGATAAATACTCATTAATTTTAATATTACTTTTAGCTTTATTTATTAACGATTAATAGAGCGCGCCATTCTTTGAATTGTATGGCGTTCACCTCTAATTGCTTTGCTTAAAGCATAAATATTTTCAATTGGTGATTGAATTGCCCATGCAGCATCTCCAATATGCTGAATATCAACCCCAATTATTTTATTTCTGATCGCCACCGACTCAATATAGCTGGCACCTGAACTTTCTTGACTGGTTCCAATCGTACTCATCACCAGCGCATCGTTACTATGAACTAATTCAACAATTTGCTTTAATTCCGCGTCATCTAGTCCTGGAACCGTTCCAACCGCCGGAACTAAAATTACATCAGCCCCTGCCGACAAAAATTGTTTAGTTGTTTCCAAAGAAACAACTGGTTCATTAACCCCCGCACCGTGCATTTTTCCAGCAATTACTAAACCAGAAAAATTCTCTTTAGCAGTTCTAATGCTAGATTCAATAGCTTTATTAGTTACCCCCGTTCCAGGATTTCCTGTGAGACAAATAAAGTTAAATCCTAATTGTTCTGCTTCTTGGATTGTCTCAGTAGAAGCCATCCGGCCTACAGGAATTTCAAGCCGTTCTTCAATCATTTTCGCATTTGAATCTACTGGTTCTATGTTAACTCCAATTGGTCTGCCTACTAATTTTTGCAAATGATGAATAATTTCTCCATCACGATGCGGTTTAGCCGTCGCAAAAGATTCTTCCCCATTATATAGACCTAAAATAACTTGATTTAATACATCTAACGTATTTAATAAAATTAAATCCGCACCGAAAGCAGCAGCTTCCTCACTAAGTGTTACTCCATCCATGGTCTCGTGAGTAACGACATTCTCCGAAAGAATTGTTCTTCCCTCTGATGCTTTAATGCTTTGTTTTAAAGCTGACCCATTCATTGCTAAAACTTCACTTGCATTAGCACTTATTAACCTTTTAACCATTTGTCTCTCCACTTAAATCTTTCACCAAAAAATACTCACTAATTCCTGCTTTTTTATGTTCTAAAGTACCAAAAATTTTATAACCCCTCTTTTCATAAAAACCGGGAGCTTGAAAGCTAAATGTGTCTAAATGGCATAATGAACAGCCATAGTCTTTTAAGGACTTCTCAACTTGATCCATTAATTTAGAGCCAACTCCTTGATTACGATATTCTTCATCAACCCATAAGGTATCAACATATCCAATATAGTAATAAGATGAATATGCCACACAACCTCCAATTAATTTACCGTTAGAATCTTTAGCTGCGTAGGAAAAACTTTCAAACTTGTTTTCTTGCAGAATCGGCAGTGCTAATTCATTATATTTTTCTAAGTTATCATCAATTTGGTCGCATTCCGGCGCGCTTGCAACCACAATTTTAAAATTCATATTAATCCTCTATTTCTTTGATTTAATTACAAAAAAAGTTGAAGAAAAATTGATTCTTCAACCTATTCTGCATCTTGCCAAACCTTTTTTGCAGTTTTTACAACTAAAGCTAATTTATTCCATTGATCTTGTTCCGTTAACTTATTTCCTTCTTCTGTGGAAGCAAAACCGCATTGGGTCGATAAGCAAAGATTTTCTAACGGAACAAATTTTTTTGCATTATTAATTCGCGCAGTTAAATCATCTACGCTTTCCAGATTA
Proteins encoded in this window:
- a CDS encoding GNAT family N-acetyltransferase, with amino-acid sequence MIIRNAKVNDSEAIKDLCENELEYQTDLSLVKSQLSFITSHSDQQIIIVAEDNNLVVGFVHAQLYITLYSAPSLNILGLAVSKKYQKQGIGKTLMAKIESLALKNDIHQIRLNSGVERISAHRFYESVGYIHNKDQARYGKII
- a CDS encoding DUF3284 domain-containing protein; this translates as MKQILQIAVPAKYFFHRIVELTLYEIQQQTGQRLNASQLKDFSFKRKNANGTVSRITIKTYEPNKRYAYRIQTGHSEHEVIYKVKPLSGQRIRLIYEEKLLGKRNRFAKPISKFLTKLIRKRKFRKLKRQMEANYIQQESHKR
- a CDS encoding haloacid dehalogenase-like hydrolase; this translates as MVKRLISANASEVLAMNGSALKQSIKASEGRTILSENVVTHETMDGVTLSEEAAAFGADLILLNTLDVLNQVILGLYNGEESFATAKPHRDGEIIHHLQKLVGRPIGVNIEPVDSNAKMIEERLEIPVGRMASTETIQEAEQLGFNFICLTGNPGTGVTNKAIESSIRTAKENFSGLVIAGKMHGAGVNEPVVSLETTKQFLSAGADVILVPAVGTVPGLDDAELKQIVELVHSNDALVMSTIGTSQESSGASYIESVAIRNKIIGVDIQHIGDAAWAIQSPIENIYALSKAIRGERHTIQRMARSINR
- a CDS encoding GNAT family N-acetyltransferase, translating into MNFKIVVASAPECDQIDDNLEKYNELALPILQENKFESFSYAAKDSNGKLIGGCVAYSSYYYIGYVDTLWVDEEYRNQGVGSKLMDQVEKSLKDYGCSLCHLDTFSFQAPGFYEKRGYKIFGTLEHKKAGISEYFLVKDLSGETNG